In one window of Gemmatimonadota bacterium DNA:
- a CDS encoding PQQ-dependent sugar dehydrogenase has product MLLLALACDDEGVEPDVPLDPITVQLVFPDLRAEATAFGAVTLPAIRETFQTDSFQVAFWDGSGQVFVPDPEDRVEITVGGGLELISAGNSFFVLRGVSAAQSSVQVSVVAPSRSRFEAAAFPMVVHALPTSVLLVAGNDTLTATGSAADGAFHLDTDDVLTLDVSLRDSTDQALAPLESETLAVEVVQGGGAVLLTSDGESWSIAGGLVGTDSIRVRLTAGELEVATFAPVPVEVVEAPCSGPTLDGICLREMASDFRFPTHLTSPPGDDRLMVARKIGVIDIIHPDQSTSRFVDLIDLVKQGDEQGLLGLAFHPDYASNGTFFVSYTSLDGNTQIDRMTVSSDPDLADLASREPVLTVTHDPEFGGHHNAGQIVFGPDGYLWITVGDGESPQTDLVATNTGDFRGSILRIRVNGAPLAAAYTVPLDNPFANGPATSRPEVYMYGLRNPWRISFDAGPDLLYISDVGENRREELNVVSRTAAGSNFGWNVLEGSYCRRTDCTAVLDTTVLPVLEYDHDVGAAIIGGYVYTGERAPTLSGRFVFADFEGFIRSVSVVGGVAGDVQEHFPLGSLFKDSDNPGWIHAFGVDRNGELYVLLFGGRIFRFEAATPTND; this is encoded by the coding sequence GTGCTGCTCCTGGCGTTGGCGTGCGACGACGAGGGCGTCGAGCCCGACGTCCCCCTCGACCCGATCACAGTCCAGTTGGTCTTCCCGGACCTGAGGGCGGAGGCGACGGCCTTCGGGGCCGTCACCCTTCCAGCGATCCGGGAAACGTTCCAGACGGACTCCTTCCAGGTGGCGTTCTGGGACGGGAGTGGCCAGGTCTTCGTTCCAGACCCCGAGGACCGGGTCGAGATCACTGTCGGGGGGGGGCTCGAGCTGATTTCCGCGGGGAATTCTTTCTTCGTCCTTCGAGGAGTCTCCGCAGCCCAATCTTCGGTTCAAGTCTCGGTTGTGGCGCCCTCGCGGAGCCGCTTCGAGGCGGCCGCATTCCCGATGGTGGTACACGCGCTGCCGACATCTGTCTTGCTTGTCGCTGGCAACGATACCCTGACGGCAACGGGTTCGGCGGCCGATGGGGCCTTCCACCTCGACACGGATGACGTGTTGACGTTGGACGTGAGCCTCAGGGATTCGACCGACCAGGCGCTCGCGCCCCTCGAGAGCGAGACGTTGGCGGTGGAGGTGGTCCAGGGCGGCGGGGCCGTCCTACTGACTTCGGATGGTGAATCGTGGAGCATAGCTGGAGGGTTGGTGGGGACCGACTCCATTCGTGTGCGCCTCACGGCTGGTGAGCTCGAGGTGGCGACCTTCGCGCCGGTCCCGGTGGAGGTTGTGGAGGCGCCGTGTTCCGGACCCACGCTGGACGGCATCTGCCTTCGCGAGATGGCGTCGGACTTCCGGTTTCCGACACATCTGACTTCACCTCCGGGCGACGACCGGCTCATGGTGGCACGGAAGATAGGAGTCATCGACATCATCCACCCAGACCAGTCCACGAGCCGCTTCGTGGACCTGATCGACCTGGTCAAGCAGGGTGACGAGCAGGGCCTACTCGGGCTGGCCTTCCACCCCGACTATGCCAGCAACGGCACCTTCTTCGTCTCCTACACGTCGCTCGACGGAAACACGCAGATCGACCGCATGACGGTGAGCTCCGACCCCGACCTTGCCGATCTCGCGTCGCGGGAGCCCGTTCTGACGGTGACCCACGATCCCGAGTTCGGAGGGCACCACAATGCGGGGCAGATCGTCTTCGGGCCGGACGGCTACCTGTGGATCACCGTCGGGGACGGTGAATCGCCCCAGACGGACCTCGTCGCCACGAACACGGGAGACTTCAGGGGGAGCATACTGCGTATCCGTGTAAACGGGGCGCCCCTCGCGGCCGCGTACACCGTCCCCTTGGACAACCCATTCGCCAATGGGCCAGCTACGTCACGCCCCGAGGTCTACATGTACGGCCTCCGAAACCCGTGGCGCATCTCCTTCGATGCGGGACCCGACCTCCTGTACATCTCCGACGTAGGTGAGAACCGGCGCGAGGAGCTGAACGTCGTGTCCCGGACTGCCGCGGGATCCAACTTCGGTTGGAATGTGCTCGAGGGCAGCTACTGTCGGCGCACCGACTGCACTGCGGTGTTGGACACCACCGTGCTTCCTGTCTTGGAATACGACCACGACGTGGGGGCGGCCATCATAGGCGGATATGTCTATACGGGTGAGCGGGCTCCCACGCTCAGCGGGCGATTCGTCTTCGCGGACTTCGAGGGGTTCATCCGAAGCGTGAGCGTCGTGGGAGGCGTGGCGGGGGACGTTCAGGAGCACTTCCCTCTGGGGTCGCTGTTCAAGGACTCGGACAACCCCGGGTGGATCCACGCCTTCGGCGTGGATCGGAATGGTGAGTTGTATGTTCTTCTCTTCGGGGGGCGGATCTTCCGATTCGAAGCCGCGACGCCTACGAACGACTGA
- a CDS encoding WecB/TagA/CpsF family glycosyltransferase — translation MSRNPAHVLGVPITHRDLGTAVAGIEACVSSGRGGYVCLAPVHMIMEALDDPSFFDILDQAEAVLPDGMPLAWSLRADGYRGTERIAGMDLTQAVLGLAQERGLTVGFYGGHPEVLEQLLEVVQSRWPRVRIAYAYSPPFQTQSESEVEEQIEEINRSLVQILFVGLGCPKQEQWMAANRANTPAVMLGVGAVFDVLSGVKPQAPILLRRLGLEWLFRLVLEPRRLFWRYARHNPRFVWRSIAARVGKRFSRS, via the coding sequence ATGAGCCGTAACCCCGCCCACGTTCTGGGAGTGCCCATCACTCACCGTGATCTTGGGACGGCCGTAGCCGGGATCGAAGCATGTGTCTCCTCCGGCCGCGGTGGGTACGTCTGTCTCGCGCCCGTCCACATGATCATGGAGGCGTTGGACGACCCCTCGTTCTTCGACATCCTCGACCAAGCAGAGGCCGTGCTCCCCGACGGCATGCCGTTGGCCTGGTCGCTACGCGCGGACGGCTACCGGGGAACCGAACGGATCGCCGGCATGGATCTTACCCAGGCCGTGCTCGGGCTCGCACAAGAACGGGGGCTCACTGTAGGCTTCTACGGCGGGCATCCGGAGGTGTTGGAGCAGCTACTCGAGGTGGTACAGTCGCGCTGGCCGAGGGTTCGCATCGCTTACGCCTACAGTCCCCCGTTCCAGACGCAAAGCGAGAGCGAAGTGGAGGAACAAATCGAGGAGATCAATCGCTCGCTTGTGCAGATCTTGTTCGTAGGCTTGGGATGCCCCAAGCAGGAGCAGTGGATGGCCGCGAATCGGGCAAATACCCCGGCCGTCATGCTCGGAGTGGGAGCTGTCTTCGACGTTCTTTCGGGCGTGAAGCCCCAGGCGCCGATTCTGCTTCGCCGCCTCGGCCTCGAATGGCTTTTCCGCCTCGTGCTGGAGCCGCGGAGGCTCTTCTGGAGATACGCGCGCCACAACCCGCGGTTCGTGTGGAGAAGTATCGCCGCGAGAGTAGGCAAGCGCTTCAGTCGTTCGTAG
- a CDS encoding PQQ-dependent sugar dehydrogenase translates to MLDFVVGLRDASDRELPLLGGESLAFDFLGDGEMASGFRTPAHLTSPPGDDRLMVVRTVGVIEIIHLDGSTGRFLDMVELVKQDDEQGLLGLAFHPDYADLASREPVLTVPHDPEFGGHHNGGQILFGPDGYLWIAVGDGEAPQEAHIAQDTGDLRGSILRIRVNGMPLPAGYTVPLDNPFSNGPATSRPEVYMYGLRNPWRIAFDVGPDLLYIADVGENRREELNVVPRTAAGTNFGWDVLEGSYCRRTDCTVVMDTTVLPVMEYDHDVGAAIIGGYVYRGVRAPTLSGRFIFADFEGFIRSVKVEGGVAGDVQEHFPRGSLFQDSDNPGWITAFGEDRNGELYALLWGGRVFRFEAAPPPGAP, encoded by the coding sequence GTGCTCGATTTTGTCGTGGGCCTGCGCGATGCATCGGACCGCGAACTCCCGCTCCTGGGAGGAGAGAGTCTCGCGTTCGATTTTCTCGGCGACGGTGAGATGGCGTCGGGGTTCCGGACTCCGGCGCACCTCACGTCGCCTCCAGGCGACGACCGGCTCATGGTGGTACGGACGGTAGGCGTCATCGAGATCATCCACCTCGATGGCTCCACAGGCCGCTTCCTGGACATGGTGGAGCTGGTCAAGCAGGATGACGAGCAGGGCCTATTGGGGCTGGCCTTCCACCCCGACTATGCCGATCTCGCGTCACGGGAGCCGGTTCTGACGGTGCCGCACGACCCCGAGTTCGGAGGGCACCACAATGGCGGGCAGATCCTCTTCGGGCCCGACGGCTACCTCTGGATCGCGGTGGGGGATGGCGAAGCCCCTCAGGAGGCCCACATCGCCCAGGACACGGGGGACCTGAGAGGCAGCATATTGCGTATACGCGTAAACGGGATGCCCCTCCCGGCTGGATACACCGTCCCCCTCGACAACCCGTTCTCCAATGGGCCAGCTACGTCGCGCCCCGAGGTCTACATGTACGGTCTCCGGAATCCGTGGCGCATCGCCTTCGACGTCGGACCCGACCTCCTGTACATCGCCGACGTGGGTGAGAATCGGCGCGAGGAGTTGAACGTCGTCCCTCGCACCGCCGCCGGAACCAACTTCGGGTGGGACGTGCTCGAGGGCAGCTACTGCCGACGCACCGACTGCACGGTGGTCATGGATACCACCGTGCTTCCCGTCATGGAGTACGACCACGACGTGGGGGCGGCCATCATAGGCGGATACGTCTACAGGGGTGTACGGGCCCCCACGCTCAGTGGGCGATTCATCTTCGCGGACTTCGAGGGCTTCATCCGAAGCGTGAAGGTCGAGGGAGGTGTGGCGGGGGACGTTCAGGAGCACTTCCCCCGAGGGTCGCTGTTCCAGGACTCGGACAATCCCGGGTGGATCACTGCTTTCGGCGAAGATCGGAATGGTGAGTTGTACGCTCTCCTCTGGGGAGGGAGGGTCTTCCGATTCGAAGCCGCACCCCCGCCGGGTGCGCCTTGA